ATTTCACCCTTCATCAGCACATGTTTGGCAAGAAGATAAACAGATAGAACAAAGCTTTtcccaaaaaagaaaggatATAACAGAACTTTAGGCGGATATTAAATAAGTAATGGCACCCCTGCACATGATGCATGACCGCCTACGGCCCACACGGACAATATCCAATTGAGCAGTTGGTCATCTATGAATATATAATCAAACATGTAGCTTCAGCCCCCTCTATCCTCTCTAAAGAAATAAGAACATCCAAAGTTGGCTCTGAtgtaaaaatatatactaGCTACAGTCGTTTCACAGAGACATGCAGAGCACAAACATTGGATTTGGATACCACAAAGCCACAAACTCTCCTCCCTCTGAAAAGGATCATGGCCTACCTGGCCTTGTTGTAAGTTGTCACACCTACCAAGCAATTCCAGCAGAGACAAAGAAGTCATAAACAAAGGAGTGATCGATTCCTGGTGGTGGATAAAAGATATATCCTGGTGATAACTTTGAATCCAAAATGATAGCAccatcatctctctctctctgacgGTGTAAACCTCTTGAAGCAGAGGAATCAGAGCATCTGTAtgccgtaaaaaaaaaggagcatcTGTTTGAACCTTTTATGAGCTGAAGAACCAGCAGGTCCATATGTTAACGTGTGCATCCAATAAACTAGCTAGATGCTGAAATGATAATCATGCATGTAAACTAATGCTGAATTAGTCTCTTCTCACCAAATCCCCCAACAAACTACTCTGGAGAAAATACAAAGCCCCCAACAAACTTTAACTACCACAAACAGCTAGGTACCGCAACCAAATGTTGTCTTCTTTGCTGGCCTACCAACGCAGTACAATCAAAGTCAAAACAATCCTTCTTCAATCAGCTTATCAGCCTACTCTCCCCTCTCCTCAAGCCAACCACCATGACAGCAATACCATCAGCAGCATATGACCAAAACACCCCTGCCACACCTCTCCAACTAAGCCTTGCAGCCTCTTGCCAATGATACAAAGTATCTCCCTGTAATACACACATTTTTGGAGTTTCAGATGAGGGGTAAGCATGGCAAAGTTCCCTCAAAGCCTCCAGTTAAACCTTCCCTATCCAATTCcaactccctccctccctccacaAGCAACAAGACCAGCATACCAACAAcatccaagaagaagaaaaagaggaagGGGGAAGAGGGTGAGGAGTTGCCTCAGAAAGCAAGCCATCATTAGCCACCAAATGCAGGAATGCTTATTAGCTAACAGGACAAGAAGTCGGAGACGAAGAAGCAGGAGGCTCAGAAGCCGCGGGGCGCGcaccgagaagaagaagtaccaggcgccgccaccatgtCGTATGATCAGATGCTAGCGCCGCTTctcggagccgccgccgccggccggccggtgtgGACGACGTCGACGACAGCCGGGCTGCAGCACGACGCCGTGAGGAGGCAGATACTCAAGTGCACGCGGTGGCAGCTGGAGGAGACCACGGACTTCGTCACCTGCCCCTACCACTACTACTGCGACAGCTCCTACCCCGGCGACTACCACCCCGCCCTGggcgccctcgtcgccgccttcgccgcctaCTGCTTCGCCACCGCCCTGGCCTTCACCGTCCTCGACCTCCTCGCTCGGCCgagcaccaccagcagcagcagcgccagcggcagcggcataAGCATCAGAGGCATCAAGAGGAAGTACCTGATCCCGTCGGGCCCGTTCCTGCTccccctcgtcctcctcgcgctcgccaaGGGGCAGCGCCTCAACGCCGTCTTCCCTCTGGCCCAGCTCGGCCCggcattgctgctgctgctccagtgCTCCGCCCTCGCCTTCCGGAACGAGGCCGACGGCGACATCCGGTACGCCGTCCTGGAGGCCTCCACGGTGTCCGGGGTGCTCCACGCCAGCCTCTACCTGGACGCTGTCGTGCTGCCCTACTACACGGGGCTGGAGGCGCTCCGCTGGTCCCGCTTCTCCGGCGAGTGCGCGTCGTGCCTCTGCCGGATGGAGCCGCTGGTCGTGGGCGGCACGGCGATGCGGTACAGGGGCCTGTCCAAGACGGCGCTGGCCATCATCTTCGCGCTCTGCTCCCGGATGGTGTGCCGGATCTACGGCGAGGAGCGGCTCAGCGCCTGGACGCGGTCGGCGCTCGAGGGCGTCGGCTGGGTCTTCgtggccgccgacgccgtgtACCTCGTCGGCTGGGTCGCcgcggagggcggcgccgtcggGGTGGCCGTGTACAGCTTCGTCGCggcgctcgtcttcctctgcGTCTTCGGCAAGGTCTACAGATTCTTGGCGTGGGTCGAGTCCAAGTCGCAGTGGAAATCATCAAGCCTCAGCTGCCACAACGTTGTTTGATACTATGATTCTCGCAGAAAAGAAATCCTgtagaaagagaaagaaacatTTTTCTTAGTTCGTCTTTTGTTTGATGTACAAATTTTACAGTGCTCACAATTGGGAAGGCAAAGAAGGTCTGCAAAAATTTTCCCTTCAGTTTTAGACGAGTTCTCTGAAGCCACTCTGTTCTTTTTGTCGATGAATCTTAAGAAAATTCCCCCCTTTCATTCTCCGTATCTTCCGGCCTAATCCCATCAATCAGACTGCACATTCTGATGCCAGAACTCTGAACCCGGAAAACTGCACTGCAGTCTGCAGCTCTGATCCTACTGTTACGGAGTGGTTTGCGATTTCAATTTCTCATCGGTGCATCGACGTACGCTCGATCGTACTAGGAGGCTGGAGTTAATGATGCGAGGCATTTGGTAGATGAGGGAGGTTCAGAAAAGGGAACAGGACAAGCCAGCAATAACAACGTGCCCAGCCGTTCAGGGCTTGTCCATAGCGATCAGGGGATGATGACCTAACCATTGGCGGTTTCTCTAAGCCAGTTCTTGTAGGCTTCTTCTGCCGCTTCCTTTTACTTCATGGCTCTTGTCATCATCAATTAATCCTTATACTCGGCTTGAGAATAAGTAGTTGGAGTATTCACCTCATGTCTCATCGCGTTGGGAAATGAACCCCAGATATGCCGCACCTGCGGAGTCTCCGAGGACTGCAATTCGAATAATCTACTTACGGCAAGAAGAATGAAAAGGCAGCACAATATGAGTGAAAAATGACGGTTCATGTACTTTGTCACATAGTATTTGGCCCACATACGGTGCCCACGAACCAAAGCGTTTGACTTGGTTGGTTgcaattcaaaaaaaaaaaacttaatccTAGCCTCCTTTCTTGAACAAAGTTTCTGTTTTTCATCCGGATTGCTGGACGGAAGAGTCAGGTACGTGCGGCCCTCCGGAGTCCGGAGGATGATTgagttcaaaaaagaaaagaaaatcctgtGTAGGATGATTTGGTAGGGGTCACCGGACCACCCGCAGCAAACTGGAAAGGGTCCTCGCTCAAGTTTGTTGCACAAATGAATTAAGTTCTAAGCAAGCCTGAGGATAACACCCCGTCACTTTCGGAGCCAAGTCCGTCCGTGCATGTCACATCCTTGTCCTCCAACGACTCTCCCCCGTTCGTTCGTAGCCTTTTTCCACCATGTGCGTATCTGTCTGCGCTCAACTGTTGCCCGTTGATGTTTCCGTGTAGCGGCAGAGTAGGATATCTTGCAATCGTGCAGCTAGATGAAAGTGGCGGATCGCGTCATACATTTCTCTCTCAGGACAAGGGTGTCTGGCTTTGTTTTGCAggttccggcgagcaattcgCTGCTACGGTAATGTGCAGCAGGAAGAATGTGCAGATTGTGCTACGACGATCGATGGACAAATCTGTCGCTGTCTCTGACTTGAGTGTACGCCATAGTTTAGTTTATGTTCCTGGTTGCATCAGCATGCGTGCAGTACATATCCTTGTGCGTACTGCAGATCGATTGATGGCAGCAGACGCGCGCGTATAATATCTGGAGAAAGACCGAGCGCGTTTTTGACTGCCTCTTCACGCGCGGTAGACGAACGACGATGGTCGGCCGTAGCACACGACAGGGAGCAGTGCGCTGCAGCCTGTGCTATCTCGACAGGGAAATTTGGGACGACGCTGTAGTTCCCAAAGCAAAAAACAACTAATCTTTCGTAGCTCAAAGCAGGTTATATAGGTTTCGAAACGAGATCGACGTTACTTGCGCCCGAGCCAACGGAGGGTACCCAAAGCAGAGCAGCTAGCAGGGGATGATCGAGGAGGACGACCACCCAACGTGCCAACTGCATCATGGATGGAACTCCTGTAGCCCGCCAAACGTGGACTGGGGGACGTGCTGTGAGACCCGGTAGTGGTCCAAATGCTACCCCGCTGCTCTTCTTTTCCGAGACTCCAAAAGCTTCTCTAACTAACCACTTTGCCTTGATTAGAACGATCCTGCGGTCCTCGTGGCCATAGGCATGCCCCCCTGGAGAATTGAGATACGCTGTCCCCAACATccatttgaatttgaatggGTTCGGTTCACAGAATTTTTGTACCAAACTGCATGAACTGAAGTCAAATCCTGTGTAGAAATTTCTTTTATACCCGGCCAGTTTTTCTACGTAGGTTTTATTTTACAGGCCACGTTTTTCAAACAAGAATGAAGTCCATATTTCATCCCCAAATGTATCTCCAGGACGCATAATCCACTGAAGTCAAAAACCGTTAAATTTTAACCCTGAAACTCCGCAAAACCTACCCTACACTACAAGGAATATTTCAAATGTTGCTCGGGCAAGGACCACAACAACTTGGAAAACTCTAGCTCAAGGATTCCACTGTTTGCTCGCTTGGAAGTGGCTCACACATCTCCTTTTGGTTCGATCAATGATTGCCGGCTGGAAGATTGTACTCTCTCTATCCAACGCTCTTCTCCTTAGCCAAGGACCGGTTCTCCATTGTAGCTTCCCAATTTGCTGGTGAACGGTCTCTACAATTACATCCAAATCTATCTGAGACTGCTGCCCGAGAACTTCAGTGCCTGCACACTAAACTCATGCATCTTCGGCCGGTTCATATATAACGCTCGTGATGCTCGATCTACTCCCAGCAGAAAACCTGCAACTACAGCCCTTTTTTTACAAATTGCTCACCTTCAGAGGTATTGCTTGGGGACCTAGTACATTCATTTGGCATTCGGTCATCCCCCTGAAACACAAAGTTCTCCTCTGGCTAGCCTTCCATGGCCATCTTAATACTCAGGATAATATGGTCAAGAAGCAATGGAAGAACATTGATCATGATAATTGTGACCTCTGTCCAGTTTTGGAGACTATATTGATTATATCCTATTAAGATGCCGTGATGCACATTATCTTTGGTCCAGCCTGGGATTATCTGCCCAAGCCACGCGAGCCAGCAGCTCCATATCCTTCCTGGAAGAGCAGAATGAATCCAATCAGAGCCGGTATATCTTCTTCGCAGCTTGCGCCTCTCAATTCTGGTATGCCCGGAACGCAAGAGTCTCCCGAAATGAGCACATGACACTGCAACTCATCAAACGGCACATTGCTGATTCGCTTCGTCTTTGGATTTTTAGAACAAGCAAAGATGCTCTCAGGCTTCTTCTTTGTCAATGGATGGAAAACATGTCATGAGAATTAGTTGTTTTTCCaactttcttttctcttcgtTTTGACCCATTTCCAGGGTCTTTCTGTAACTCAACTTTTGAGTTCATTGGAATATATAAGGGAAACAATTGTCTGCCTTTTTATCTCAAAAAAACTCCGCAAAACCAGACAAATCACTTCATTAGATCGTTTTCATGCTGATGTGACCAATTTAGTGGGATTTTGTTGCTGATTAGGATTTTGACCTGCTGATGTGGGCCATTGTCGAAAATTTCCTGACCATCCTACCGTTGACGGCCCAAATTAAACCCATGCAAAATTGGTTCAGAAAAGACTTCCCGATGGGCTGGCCCAAGGTCCGCCTCGGATTAGGCCACGAGCCCACGCGGATACCGCCTCCGATTAGGCCACGAGCCCACGAGACTGTATATCACACGGGGTTTCCCTTGTTTTCTTGCGTCTCTGCATACACCGCACGCTTTCCCCAAATCGGCGACGCCATGGACAAGGAGAGGAAGCTGTCCTTCTCCATCCCTACCAAGGCCAGGCCGCCCAAGCCCCCCAcccaccccgccgccggggcTGGTTCCTCCGCCACCAACGGCAAATCCActtccgctgctgctgcccctgcCCAGCAGTTCGTAACTGAGTTCGATCCGTCCCAAACCCTAACAGCCGCCGGCGCGCCCGCCGTCATCGCGCCCCTCCCGAACTCCGGCCACTTCCTCAATCAACGTTCCCGCAAACCCTCCTCCCTCCCGACCCctgaggaggaggccgccctCGCGGCCTCCACTGCCGGCGGCCCCACATTCGTGCTTGACACATCCACTGCCCCCGACAACCCCTCCTCACACATCGGCTATGGCCTCACCCTACGTAACGGCGCTGACACGGAGTCGGAGAAGACACTGTCTTCCACTGCTGTCGTGGAATCAGAGAAGAAgccgccttcttccgcccgaGACGTCCCCAGCGGTGACCTTATGCTGCGGCGGTATAAGGAAGATATGGACAGTCTCCCCGATCACCGTGGTATAGACGAGTTTGATGAGGTGCCTGTTGAGGGCTTTGGTGCTGCTCTCCTTGCTGGCTATGGCTGGTCAGAAGGTAAAGGTATTGGTAGGAATAATAAGGGGGATGCCAAGGTCGTTGAGTACGACCGCCGTGCCGGTACGCAGGGGTTAGGCTATAACCCCTCTGAGGCCGACCCTAAGAAGACTCGCTCCGGCGAATGGGTTGTTGGTGGGAAGAAGGGGACAGAAAATGGGAATGTGAAGAGAGATAGGGACAAGAAAGATAGACATGAGGAGAGGGATTTGAGCTCCCGGCAGAAGAGATCTGGTGATCATAGAGCAGAGAGGAGGCCTCAAGAAAAAGCGAGAAGCGCTCGGGATAGCCGAGAAGGCAAGAGTGGTGGTGATGTTGGTAACAAAGTGCGGTGGTTACAGAGCAACATCAGGGTTAGAGTGGTTAATGAGAGGTTCAGCAAAAGGTTGTACTTGATGAAGGGGAAAATTGTCGATGTGGTGGGACCAACAACATGTGACATAATTATGGATGATGGCTCAGAGCTGGTGCAGGGGGTGGAGCAGGATATGCTCGAAACTGTCCTGCCACGGACGAATGGGCGAGTTCTTGTGCTCTGTGGGAAGCACAAGGGTGTGTATGGGCGTCTGGTGGAGAAGAATTCAGCGGAGGAGACTGGACTGGTGGAGGATGCTGATTCAAAGGGCATGATACGTGTGAAATATGATCAGATTGCAGAATATGTTGGGGACCCAGAGTTGCTTGGGCAttgattttttctttgagtGGACATCCGTTTACCAGGATCTCTTCAGCTGTGCTAGGTAATATATGTTCCTTCTTACCGATAAACAATCATTTGTTTTTTGGATGTAAGATCTTGAACAAATGGTTAATTGTGGTATCACTATTATTTGCTGCCTGGATGTATGCAACTTCAGAAAACTGTCAGTTTTGCTTTATAGTAGCCTGTTTGTGTAAGTCTGCTACGTAATGGTCAAATCCTCAAGCTAATTGATGATAATAGAGGGTGATGTCTCATATTTATTAGGCGTTTTCTGAATGCATGCTGACAAATTCATAAACATATTGATTTCttaaaatagttttgaaatTTATTTCTTGATGTTGAAACAAACTGTAGTGTTGCATTCTAACTTGTTTGTGTAAGTCTGCTATTTGAAATTCTTGCACTCGCCAATGATTTATGGATGTTATATCTCACATTGAAAGAATGTATCTCTGGATAAATGTTTGAGAATCTTAAACATCCtgatttatttgaattttttcttgttcttatTACTGCTATGAACATCAGAAATTATTCTCGTAGTTAGTAACTTAGTATTTAGTTGCTTATACTTGGATAGTTGGATCAATTGCATTGTCCTCCATTTACTACATCCTTAGCATGCAGGACtaaacaaagcaaaaaaaaattgttgtgaGAGTACATGAAAGACACATGGGCACACCACAAATGCACATACATGCGTGTGTGTGCTGTCTAAAAACGCTAGGAGATGCGGATTCATGAGTACCTTCCTTAGTATGACGACACACTTTATGCCTGAATGCATGTGTACTGTGTTTAAATGAGGTGGTACGCTAAACATATGTGATGATTGTACTTTCAAGTGATTGTTGATTGCCAAGTGGTACTGAGGATGCCTTTACTTATAGCCATCTcctttaaaagattttgagTCCTTGACACCATGCCATATATGTCAGATGCACAGGGCCACCTTGGGAACCATTCATCACGAAAGTTCTTTGTGGGCCCATGATCACAGGCGTCAGTGTGATGACTGATGAACCTTGGTACTCTAATATGTTCCTATATTGTAGATTATTGTCCCAGGTTCATTGACACTTTACCCTCACAGGTTAGGCGCACAAATTTGTAGCCACTCGTTGAGATGCTATTTTGGCATCATCGATAAGAGTTAATCTACAGTTTATACTGGGACCCTAGCTTAATTTTATATGCGGCTACTGCACAATTTAGACAGCGAGTTCTTGACACCTCCCACCCAGGGTCGATTCTTGTTTGGAGTTTTTCCCAGCACCCACAGCAAGGTGCAATTTGTACCCAGGACGTTTCAAGCTAATCTGAATTACAAAATTCAAACCTGAGGATAATAGAAATATCAACCATAAGGTAAATAAGAAAGAGGAACTAGCCTGTCATGGGGGCTCAATGCGTGCTATAGTAAGGTCAAGGGTTTGACTGTACAGTAGCAAGCTTCATTTTCTCACTACTCAGTTTAGATGTGGATACCCTTAGCCACCAGTCCACCACTAATTTGGTAGGGTTGTTACGGGCATATGGCAATAGTAGCGAGTTATGTGGATGTCCTATCAAGGTTATCAACCAACACAATAAGTCTACTACTGTCATGAATTGTAGCAAGCTTCATTTTCTCACTACTCAGTTGAGATGTGGATCCCCTTAGCCACCACTAATTTGGTAGGGTTGTTACGGGCATATGGCAATAGTAGCGAGTTATGTGGATGTCCTATCAAGGTTATCAACCAACACAATTAGTCTACTACTGTCATGAATTGAATTATAATGAATTTTTTTAGTGGGTTACCAATCTCCAAAATTGGAGATTAGATCATTGAAAAAATTATGAAGTCGACAATAGTAATATagaaacataaaaaatgttCAGTCCAATGATGATTTGGAGAAACTTTTAGGTTTACACTTCAGTGACTGGTCTCTTGAGTTGTAACTTAGTCACCGAGGTTGCATATTCAATCTAATGAACCACGAGCATGTTTTACATATCCGTGTTTATTATGATGCAATGTATATAGAGTATAGAAAATTGCGCTATAAGTTTCTAAACTTACGTGTGGGGCACTCAGTACTGCTTAGCTTGCTATACTTGAAATGAACTTGGCAGGTCAGTAAGACCATATGCTTGTAAGAACATATCAGTTGGGTCTGTATATTTACAGGTCGTCATCTCACTGTCTTCAAAATCTTTGATGTAGTTCTTGTCTTTACTGATTCTGGCGATTACTGCTCCAATGCAAATATTAAGGAAGAGAATGTAAACAAGTTCCAAGCTCGGATTCTCCAATTAAATTATATAGAATTAAAAATTATCAATGCTCAGCATCTTTATTGAGAATGAAGATTGATGAGTGAAATAGTTATATTGGCTTTTATGTTTAGGTGCTCGGCATCTATAGGGCATAAGGCTATGTGGATTGGCTTCTGAACTGCATTTTTTCTTCTAGTTTGGATATGTTAACTAATCAGTGACATATTTTGAAAGACCTATTTCAATACTATGACGAAGAGGCGGCATTGATGTCTCGTAAGGGATGGATGCGATGGAAACTGAAGATTTATGATATGGAAGTACATAGTGATAGATCCATACAGGTAAGAAGATTTCGCAGAGAGGATGACCAGTATGCCCTTGCTTTCTTCTTTAATATACAACTAAGCTCTCCTCCTTTGACGAAAGCAAACTAACAACGGGAACAATAAGCTAATAGACAAAATGATAGAAACAGATACAGATAGGGACTTGTTGGCCATTATCGCATGCAAACAGTACCACATAAACATTCATGATAAAGTACATTGTGGCTGCCCCTAGCCAAATATAGGCCCCTTGTGGCCCTCGACATAGCATGATACgttttttttaccattttgGTAATGCTTATATTATCTATTTTCACATAATTGCAACCTGTACCATAGGCCATATTCATGTTTGACTTCGTAATTCTTGAATACCTTTTAAAATTGATCTCGTTCATTTTAAGATGTAGATGAGCATGTTACTTTGGAATTATGGAATATAGTTCAGGTCACAACAAACATTGATTAACAATTATTTTTATACTTTCATAGATGCGCATGTGATACTTGTTTTGGCACTATCAAAAGAGCACACCAGTATATCACTGTACACTTCCATGGCCTTGCAATCGGAATGCTGTGGTGAACTAGAGGAGGCACATCAATCCCTGTGCATATGATTGATCATTGCTCCCATTGTCtgggtttataaggcccaCGTAGAATtttgtgccaaactttgaccaagaattacatTAGTAATATGATGTGGCACAAAAATGatatttttgaattcaaattagatattatttgtataatttttggtcaaagtttggcataaaATTCCGCGTGGGCGTTCTAAACccggacggaggtagtagtatgCACACGACATTAGAAATGGCTAGAGACCTATCCCCACATGCTATTCATGGATAATAAGAGTGATAAACATGTGTTTGGCTCCATCATTCTACTTCCATTCTCCCTCAGATATTGCCGCTTACAACAACTTTGCTTGACTTGTCACAGGATTTAGGTCTTAGGCATATTATAGCCAGTCTAGTTTGCGTATTTTAGGATGTGCCCCATACATCTTCGCTTGTATCACTTGTCATGGAGTTGTTAGGAAGGGGTGAGGTAGCAGCTGACAGCAGATAACACTTAGCCATCgaaagaaaagacaacaagGATTATCACCACCACTCACAATGCACAATTATGGAGAGCTTGTTGGCGTTGCCAAAGATGCTATTGCCGTGATAGATCCTACCCTTTTTTCTGAATGCTCTTAACTTCAATCTTCCACGAATTCATGTGAATTCACATCTTTTTTGGCATCATTGACTTCTATTTCAACATAAGTTTTCACCACAAATTAGAAGCAAGTTTGGATACCGCTATTTTAGTATTTGCTAGGTTGCACGTAAATACATCGGATGCCTGCTGCTGATGAATAATTTCAAATATAGCACGCGTGGTTAAACCTCAAATCCTTTATTAGGAGCAGTCAATTAAGCAGCAGCCTGTGTACTTATGTGGAACTTGGCAGAATATTAGAATTTGACTAGATGCGCTACAATATGCTATTATGTGGTTATTTTAATTCTCTATAAAGCTTATCATATTCAATTCCAACTATTCTCATATATGGTGGATTTCTATACTATATCTATCTACCTATTTTCATGGGTGTTTAATTCCATTGGAGCCATGCATACCATTACCATTTGTAGTTATTAACATTGTTTTGCCTCCTCTTGATTCATTCACTTTTAGAACAACACAAACTGTACATGCTAATATGAATATCATTCTTTGTGGTGAGGTGATAATACCCAATAATTTATACAGAGATGTCTGGGACTCTGGTTTAAATTGATTTTTATTGTTGAGCTGTAGGTTGTAGCTGGATAATTGACGGCTACTTTAACTCCTATGGTTGCCAGCTGATTAAAGTTCAGCTATTCCCATCCTTGCATGCCTGACCGTTTCCATGTACTGCTGACGGTGAAGATGGCTTTCTAGCATGCAGACCAAAACTTGTGAACAGTAGCATTCTGTATGCATTACTCTCAGTCATTTTTCGTTCTCTTTAAACTCTCAAAGCTTAGAGATCTTGCTGGTTATCTCCAACTTATGTAAATATAGTTGAATGCCTGTGAAGTGTTACTCAAGCAAAATGTAAATCCAATTACGCTCGCATCACAATTGACATACAAATCAAATGGTCACAAAATCTGAGTTGCGCTGTTGTGCACTTGTGCTTGAGAAAAAACACGAAAACAATAAAATATTTATGATGTGTACTTAAACCCACTAAAACAAGATAGGAAATTACTGATACATAGTTCCACTTTTCAGCATGTTATTGTTTACCCGGAGAGCTGGGATGGCAAACAGACCATCGTCACCAGCTCTAGCATTTATATGGGTGATGTAAAAGATATGGCATGATGATCCGCTTTGTCAACATATTGAAAATTTCTGGAGCAATATTATTTGTTGGTTGCTATGAGCCTATGAGTACCGCAGATTGAAAATTCAGTATGGTGTTCACCAGTCAACATTCTGGATTGCTCTTTTGTGCTTCTGATCTGGTGGCATGTACTATATGGGACTAAACAAGTAAGCTAGAAGCTAGGTGATTGCTAATTTGGTTGCAACACTCTTACCCATAGGCCAGAGTTGTTTGTAAATAATTTAACTAGCAGAATGATGTGGTCTAAGGTGTATAACATGTTGATGACAAGTAACTGTTCCACAGTTACATCTATGCACATCAAATCTACTGGAAAAACAATGATTGCAAGTACTCCATTAGCTAGTAAATGCTTAATGTTACATTTTCGTTTGAAACTGTATTTGTTACGTGACCCCTCATttctatatgttttttttttctgaacacTGCTCTGTATCTTCTTTATAGGTTGTTGAGAGTTCAGTATCTCCTACAATGCCTGCAGCTGAAGATCACAACGGACTGAAGTGCATCTCTGAAACCTGTATTAGAGTTCTAGCACCTGGCAACAGCTTTTCAGATGACAGATCTGCTTTGAGGTTTTATTGACCTCAAGTGCGCTGTCTTTCTATATGGAATATGATGCCAGTTTGGCTGTTGTAACAAGCACTGGAAGTTTCAAACGGTCCAAGATTCCTCCTCCACTGTTTGTACTGTAACTTAGGTCCATTCTGGAGCTCCCCGTTCTCCTGAAATCTGGCTCTACTTCCGCTCTCCATGAGTAGAAATCCTGAGTTCAGATTCCGTTCAGCATGTTCAACGTGCTAGATCCCGAAATTCTCTTCCAACGGCCACGGTCATGGATGGTGGCTTTTGAAATTCTCTTTCAAAACCAGGAAGCTATCCTATCAGCCTATGGCTCTGCCGACTCCGCATCCGATCGGAGCTTGTTGAGCTTGTGTCTCTGCGGAATGGAACCTTTGTTTCTGTCATTACCTTGTGCATGGTATGCAGATGGCAGCTACG
This is a stretch of genomic DNA from Brachypodium distachyon strain Bd21 chromosome 1, Brachypodium_distachyon_v3.0, whole genome shotgun sequence. It encodes these proteins:
- the LOC100833619 gene encoding uncharacterized protein LOC100833619, coding for MSYDQMLAPLLGAAAAGRPVWTTSTTAGLQHDAVRRQILKCTRWQLEETTDFVTCPYHYYCDSSYPGDYHPALGALVAAFAAYCFATALAFTVLDLLARPSTTSSSSASGSGISIRGIKRKYLIPSGPFLLPLVLLALAKGQRLNAVFPLAQLGPALLLLLQCSALAFRNEADGDIRYAVLEASTVSGVLHASLYLDAVVLPYYTGLEALRWSRFSGECASCLCRMEPLVVGGTAMRYRGLSKTALAIIFALCSRMVCRIYGEERLSAWTRSALEGVGWVFVAADAVYLVGWVAAEGGAVGVAVYSFVAALVFLCVFGKVYRFLAWVESKSQWKSSSLSCHNVV
- the LOC100843324 gene encoding protein MOS2, which translates into the protein MDKERKLSFSIPTKARPPKPPTHPAAGAGSSATNGKSTSAAAAPAQQFVTEFDPSQTLTAAGAPAVIAPLPNSGHFLNQRSRKPSSLPTPEEEAALAASTAGGPTFVLDTSTAPDNPSSHIGYGLTLRNGADTESEKTLSSTAVVESEKKPPSSARDVPSGDLMLRRYKEDMDSLPDHRGIDEFDEVPVEGFGAALLAGYGWSEGKGIGRNNKGDAKVVEYDRRAGTQGLGYNPSEADPKKTRSGEWVVGGKKGTENGNVKRDRDKKDRHEERDLSSRQKRSGDHRAERRPQEKARSARDSREGKSGGDVGNKVRWLQSNIRVRVVNERFSKRLYLMKGKIVDVVGPTTCDIIMDDGSELVQGVEQDMLETVLPRTNGRVLVLCGKHKGVYGRLVEKNSAEETGLVEDADSKGMIRVKYDQIAEYVGDPELLGH